A genomic window from Chaetodon auriga isolate fChaAug3 chromosome 13, fChaAug3.hap1, whole genome shotgun sequence includes:
- the LOC143330121 gene encoding indian hedgehog B protein-like isoform X3: protein MRISFPLLTASLCALVLLLAPASEGCGPGRGYGKRRLPKKLIPLAYKQFSPNVAEKTLGASGRPEGKITRNSERFKELTPNYNTDIIFKDEEDTGADRLMTQRCKDKLNSLAISVMNMWPGVKLRVTEGWDEDGHHSEDSLHYEGRAVDITTSDRDRNKYAMLARLAVEAGFDWVYYESKAHIHCSVKSEHSVAAKTGGCFPGDAQVVLEGGATKHVRDLHPGDRVLASSTTDGRGPLLYSPVLSFLDRQPNVTKIFYVIGTNTGLNITLTAAHLIFVTDCTGGLRLRTVFASEVRPGQCVLTSQGKVGSHPSLSIVTSVEEQRSAGLYAPLTQHGSIVVNGVLASCYAAVDNHHLAHWVLAPLRFFYSLMGPSEPQTDGLHWYPWLLQRLGQMLLDAGHFHPWGIEQGHR from the exons ATGCGGATCTCCTTCCCCCTTCTCACCGCCTCTCTGTGTGCCTTGGTCCTCCTCCTCGCACCTGCCTCGGAGGGCTGCGGGCCGGGGAGGGGGTACGGCAAGAGGCGGCTCCCGAAGAAGCTCATCCCGCTTGCTTACAAGCAATTCAGCCCCAACGTCGCCGAGAAGACCCTGGGAGCCAGCGGGAGACCCGAGGGCAAAATAACGCGCAACTCCGAGCGCTTTAAAGAACTGACGCCGAATTACAACACAGATATTATCTTcaaagatgaggaggacacGGGCGCCGACAGGCTCATGACCCAG CGTTGTAAAGACAAGTTAAACTCTCTGGCCATCTCTGTGATGAACATGTGGCCGGGCGTGAAGCTGAGAGTGACAGAGGGCTGGGATGAGGATGGTCATCATTCAGAGGACTCGCTGCACTATGAGGGACGTGCCGTCGACATCACCACCTCAGACAG gGACAGAAATAAGTACGCCATGTTGGCCCGGCTGGCCGTAGAAGCCGGATTTGACTGGGTCTACTATGAGTCCAAAGCCCACATTCACTGTAGCGTCAAGTCAG AACATTCTGTGGCAGCCAAAACGGGTGGTTGTTTCCCTGGCGATGCTCAGGTTGTCCTTGAGGGCGGGGCCACTAAACATGTGCGTGACCTCCACCCTGGCGACCGTGTCTTGGCTTCCTCAACAACAGATGGTCGGGGCCCTCTTCTCTACAGCCCGGTCTTGTCCTTTCTAGACCGCCAGCCCAATGTCACAAAGATCTTCTACGTCATTGGCACCAACACAGGACTTAACATTACTCTCACAGCTGCTCACCTGATCTTTGTCACGGACTGCACTGGTGGGCTGC GTCTGAGGACAGTTTTCGCCAGTGAGGTCCGGCCAGGACAGTGCGTACTTACGTCACAAGGGAAAGTGGGCTCACATCCGTCCCTTTCCATTGTGACCTCTGTGGAAGAGCAGAGGAGCGCCGGGTTGTACGCCCCACTAACCCAGCATGGCTCCATAGTGGTGAACGGTGTGCTGGCATCCTGCTATGCTGCTGTGGACAATCACCATTTGGCCCATTGGGTCCTGGCCCCACTGAGATTCTTCTACAGCCTGATGGGACCTTCAGAACCACAGACTGACGGCCTGCACTGGTACCCCTGGCTTCTACAGAGGCTGGGGCAAATGCTGCTGGATGCTGGACACTTCCACCCCTGGGGGATCGAGCAAGGACATAGATAG
- the LOC143330121 gene encoding indian hedgehog B protein-like isoform X2 yields MRISFPLLTASLCALVLLLAPASEGCGPGRGYGKRRLPKKLIPLAYKQFSPNVAEKTLGASGRPEGKITRNSERFKELTPNYNTDIIFKDEEDTGADRLMTQRCKDKLNSLAISVMNMWPGVKLRVTEGWDEDGHHSEDSLHYEGRAVDITTSDRDRNKYAMLARLAVEAGFDWVYYESKAHIHCSVKSEHSVAAKTGGCFPGDAQVVLEGGATKHVRDLHPGDRVLASSTTDGRGPLLYSPVLSFLDRQPNVTKIFYVIGTNTGLNITLTAAHLIFVTDCTGGLPGLRTVFASEVRPGQCVLTSQGKVGSHPSLSIVTSVEEQRSAGLYAPLTQHGSIVVNGVLASCYAAVDNHHLAHWVLAPLRFFYSLMGPSEPQTDGLHWYPWLLQRLGQMLLDAGHFHPWGIEQGHR; encoded by the exons ATGCGGATCTCCTTCCCCCTTCTCACCGCCTCTCTGTGTGCCTTGGTCCTCCTCCTCGCACCTGCCTCGGAGGGCTGCGGGCCGGGGAGGGGGTACGGCAAGAGGCGGCTCCCGAAGAAGCTCATCCCGCTTGCTTACAAGCAATTCAGCCCCAACGTCGCCGAGAAGACCCTGGGAGCCAGCGGGAGACCCGAGGGCAAAATAACGCGCAACTCCGAGCGCTTTAAAGAACTGACGCCGAATTACAACACAGATATTATCTTcaaagatgaggaggacacGGGCGCCGACAGGCTCATGACCCAG CGTTGTAAAGACAAGTTAAACTCTCTGGCCATCTCTGTGATGAACATGTGGCCGGGCGTGAAGCTGAGAGTGACAGAGGGCTGGGATGAGGATGGTCATCATTCAGAGGACTCGCTGCACTATGAGGGACGTGCCGTCGACATCACCACCTCAGACAG gGACAGAAATAAGTACGCCATGTTGGCCCGGCTGGCCGTAGAAGCCGGATTTGACTGGGTCTACTATGAGTCCAAAGCCCACATTCACTGTAGCGTCAAGTCAG AACATTCTGTGGCAGCCAAAACGGGTGGTTGTTTCCCTGGCGATGCTCAGGTTGTCCTTGAGGGCGGGGCCACTAAACATGTGCGTGACCTCCACCCTGGCGACCGTGTCTTGGCTTCCTCAACAACAGATGGTCGGGGCCCTCTTCTCTACAGCCCGGTCTTGTCCTTTCTAGACCGCCAGCCCAATGTCACAAAGATCTTCTACGTCATTGGCACCAACACAGGACTTAACATTACTCTCACAGCTGCTCACCTGATCTTTGTCACGGACTGCACTGGTGGGCTGC CAGGTCTGAGGACAGTTTTCGCCAGTGAGGTCCGGCCAGGACAGTGCGTACTTACGTCACAAGGGAAAGTGGGCTCACATCCGTCCCTTTCCATTGTGACCTCTGTGGAAGAGCAGAGGAGCGCCGGGTTGTACGCCCCACTAACCCAGCATGGCTCCATAGTGGTGAACGGTGTGCTGGCATCCTGCTATGCTGCTGTGGACAATCACCATTTGGCCCATTGGGTCCTGGCCCCACTGAGATTCTTCTACAGCCTGATGGGACCTTCAGAACCACAGACTGACGGCCTGCACTGGTACCCCTGGCTTCTACAGAGGCTGGGGCAAATGCTGCTGGATGCTGGACACTTCCACCCCTGGGGGATCGAGCAAGGACATAGATAG
- the LOC143330121 gene encoding indian hedgehog B protein-like isoform X1 — protein sequence MRISFPLLTASLCALVLLLAPASEGCGPGRGYGKRRLPKKLIPLAYKQFSPNVAEKTLGASGRPEGKITRNSERFKELTPNYNTDIIFKDEEDTGADRLMTQRCKDKLNSLAISVMNMWPGVKLRVTEGWDEDGHHSEDSLHYEGRAVDITTSDRDRNKYAMLARLAVEAGFDWVYYESKAHIHCSVKSEHSVAAKTGGCFPGDAQVVLEGGATKHVRDLHPGDRVLASSTTDGRGPLLYSPVLSFLDRQPNVTKIFYVIGTNTGLNITLTAAHLIFVTDCTGGLREPKWEETAEELILGSMRGGRPGREAGLRTVFASEVRPGQCVLTSQGKVGSHPSLSIVTSVEEQRSAGLYAPLTQHGSIVVNGVLASCYAAVDNHHLAHWVLAPLRFFYSLMGPSEPQTDGLHWYPWLLQRLGQMLLDAGHFHPWGIEQGHR from the exons ATGCGGATCTCCTTCCCCCTTCTCACCGCCTCTCTGTGTGCCTTGGTCCTCCTCCTCGCACCTGCCTCGGAGGGCTGCGGGCCGGGGAGGGGGTACGGCAAGAGGCGGCTCCCGAAGAAGCTCATCCCGCTTGCTTACAAGCAATTCAGCCCCAACGTCGCCGAGAAGACCCTGGGAGCCAGCGGGAGACCCGAGGGCAAAATAACGCGCAACTCCGAGCGCTTTAAAGAACTGACGCCGAATTACAACACAGATATTATCTTcaaagatgaggaggacacGGGCGCCGACAGGCTCATGACCCAG CGTTGTAAAGACAAGTTAAACTCTCTGGCCATCTCTGTGATGAACATGTGGCCGGGCGTGAAGCTGAGAGTGACAGAGGGCTGGGATGAGGATGGTCATCATTCAGAGGACTCGCTGCACTATGAGGGACGTGCCGTCGACATCACCACCTCAGACAG gGACAGAAATAAGTACGCCATGTTGGCCCGGCTGGCCGTAGAAGCCGGATTTGACTGGGTCTACTATGAGTCCAAAGCCCACATTCACTGTAGCGTCAAGTCAG AACATTCTGTGGCAGCCAAAACGGGTGGTTGTTTCCCTGGCGATGCTCAGGTTGTCCTTGAGGGCGGGGCCACTAAACATGTGCGTGACCTCCACCCTGGCGACCGTGTCTTGGCTTCCTCAACAACAGATGGTCGGGGCCCTCTTCTCTACAGCCCGGTCTTGTCCTTTCTAGACCGCCAGCCCAATGTCACAAAGATCTTCTACGTCATTGGCACCAACACAGGACTTAACATTACTCTCACAGCTGCTCACCTGATCTTTGTCACGGACTGCACTGGTGGGCTGCGTGAGCCAAAGTGGGAAGAGACAGCCGAAGAGCTGATTCTGGGCTCCATGCGAGGGGGCAGGCCTGGCAGGGAAGCAGGTCTGAGGACAGTTTTCGCCAGTGAGGTCCGGCCAGGACAGTGCGTACTTACGTCACAAGGGAAAGTGGGCTCACATCCGTCCCTTTCCATTGTGACCTCTGTGGAAGAGCAGAGGAGCGCCGGGTTGTACGCCCCACTAACCCAGCATGGCTCCATAGTGGTGAACGGTGTGCTGGCATCCTGCTATGCTGCTGTGGACAATCACCATTTGGCCCATTGGGTCCTGGCCCCACTGAGATTCTTCTACAGCCTGATGGGACCTTCAGAACCACAGACTGACGGCCTGCACTGGTACCCCTGGCTTCTACAGAGGCTGGGGCAAATGCTGCTGGATGCTGGACACTTCCACCCCTGGGGGATCGAGCAAGGACATAGATAG